From Quercus lobata isolate SW786 chromosome 1, ValleyOak3.0 Primary Assembly, whole genome shotgun sequence, one genomic window encodes:
- the LOC115951352 gene encoding uncharacterized protein LOC115951352, with translation MVRTRSRATSPGRQGSRGSSSDPQRDRQSAPVMQTSSVQNMQSMAAAMAELTRQNQELRMEISQRRQTREEHAGQTQGHGDRENTEVGSQFKGTTSRTVPHLKEEMDQMKKVMEEMKENMRRTNPIEDLVHRTDSPFTASINGQPLPSKFKLPSLDSYDGTRDPFDHIATFKTTMHLQGVPNEIMCRAFPTTLKGPARVWFSKIPPSSVSSFEELSKLFVNNFIGGQRHKRSSSSLLTIEQGENESLRSFITRFNREALSVDEVDDKLLLAAFHNGINSDLFIHKLYEKEPQTMAELVHSAQNFMNAEDAIIAKKRKRAERMEAHPVRHSEQAPRPKKGRTEDRKE, from the coding sequence ATGGTCAGGACCAGGTCTAGGGCTACTAGCCCTGGCCGTCAGGGAAGCAGAGGCTCTTCAAGTGATCCCCAGCGTGATCGCCAATCTGCACCAGTCATGCAGACGTCATCCGTTCAGAATATGCAATCCATGGCGGCTGCAATGGCGGaattgactcgccaaaaccaggAGTTAAGGATGGAGATCAGTCAGAGAAGACAGACACGTGAGGAACACGCAGGACAGACACAAGGCCATGGTGACAGAGAGAATACTGAGGTTGGAAGCCAGTTTAAAGGCACCACTTCACGGACAGTGCCACACTTGAAAGAggagatggaccaaatgaagaaagtcatggaggagatgaaggagaaCATGAGGAGAACTAATCCTATAGAAGATTTGGTCCACAGAACAGATTCTCCttttacggcttccatcaatggCCAACCCttaccatcaaagttcaaattGCCTTCCCTGGACTCGTATGATGGGACGCGTGACCCCTTTGATCACATTGCAACATTCAAGACGACAATGCACCTCCAAGGGGTCCCTAATGAAATCATGTGTCGAGCCTTCCCTACTACCCTTAAAGGCCCGGCACGAGTTTGGTTCAGTAAAATCCCCCCAAGTTCCGTAAGTTCTTTCGAAGAGTTAAGTAaattgtttgttaacaatttcatcgGGGGACAGAGGCACAAGCGCTCTTCGTCCAGCTTACTGACCATAGAACAAGGGGAGAACGAAAGCCTGCGGTCATTCATCACTCGCTTCAACAGAGAAGCCCTTAGCGTGGACGAGGTGGACGACAAGCTTCTATTGGCAGCCTTCCACAATGGGATTAATTCGGATTTATTTATCCACAAGCTATACGAGAAGGAGCCTCAAACCATGGCCGAGCTTGTCCATTCGGCTCAGAActtcatgaatgcagaagatgcaatcatagccaagaagaggaaaagagctgAGAGGATGGAAGCGCACCCAGTTCGACACTCAGAACAAGcccctcgtccaaagaagggacggacggaAGATAGGAAGGAATGA